From the Montipora capricornis isolate CH-2021 chromosome 2, ASM3666992v2, whole genome shotgun sequence genome, one window contains:
- the LOC138039030 gene encoding inhibitor of growth protein 4-like yields MLSKPPSIVIKEEFYDSVKRGRTLSEEKILDVAKKTLLPLEELKMHVDHLRLTAERRKEGARKAATTRKTKAASTRKKKKSNTAGGEQPKARPADTTVWCWCQDVEYGDMLLCEGDACPIKWFHFDCIGLLFSPAFSWFCPDCNGDPEQYCLCNQGEFGMMLACDNRDCPVKWFHMSCVGLEVPPKGSWICPKCMT; encoded by the exons ATGCTGTCAAAGCCTCCTAGTATTGTAATAAAAGAGGAGTTTTACGATTCCGTGAAAAGGGGAAGGACTTTGTCAGAGGAGAAGATCTTGGACGTCGCTAAGAAGACTCTTCTGCCATTAGAAGAACTTAAAATGCATGTGGATCATCTTCGACTAACAGCAGAAAGAAGGAAGGAGGGTGCGAGAAAGGCAGCAACCACCCGAAAAACCAAAGCAGCGTCAacgagaaaaaagaagaaatctaaCACAGCTGGCGGTGAGCAGCCGA AAGCCCGTCCTGCAGATACAACTGTTTGGTGTTGGTGTCAAGATGTCGAGTATGGGGATATGCTGCTTTGTGAAGGTGATGCCTGCCCAATAAAGTGGTTTCATTTTGATTGTATCGGCCTCTTATTCAGTCCTGCATTTTCCTGGTTTTGCCCTGACTGTAATG GCGACCCAGAGCAATATTGTCTTTGTAACCAAGGGGAGTTTGGTATGATGTTGGCGTGCGACAACAGGGATTGTCCAGTCAAGTGGTTCCACATGTCATGCGTTGGGCTGGAAGTTCCCCCCAAAGGCAGTTGGATATGTCCCAAGT GTATGACTTAA